In Methanocella paludicola SANAE, the sequence GCGTGGGGTCTGTCATCGGAGAGTAATGGCGCGGCTAACGAATAAACATATTCGTCCGGATAAGCCTATTCGTTCAGGGCGACCGGCGTGTATCGCTTCTCGGGCACATCGGGCTCGAGCTCCCGCTGGGTCAGGTACATGCCCGCCATGATGAGCCCGGCCCCGACGGCCGTCACGGCCGTCAGCGTCTCTCCTAATAAAAGTACGGCAAGCAGTATCCCGGCCAGGGGCGTCACGTAGATGGACATGGCCACGTCCGAGGCCTTGAGCCGGCTGAGGCCGTGCGTGTACACGAAGAAGCAGAACACCGAGCACAGCACCGCTAAAAATAGCAGCGACGACCATGAGAGCGGGCTCAGGCTGGCCAGGGGCGTCATCGGGGTAACGAACGCGTAGAATGGCAGGAGCTCCAGGACGCCGAAGAAGAACGTGTAGAGCAGTATCGTGGTGAGGCTGTACTTCGAGGAGACCTTCTTGGAGGCGATGGTGAAGATCCCGAAGGCGATGGCGCTGCCCACGCCCATGAGGTCCCCCAGCAGGTGCGCTGACGAGAGGTCGAGGCGGCCTCCGCTGATTATGAGGAATGCCCCGGCGAACGCGATGCCCGCCCCCGCGAGCTTCGTCCGGGTGAGGCGCTCGCCCAGTAACAGCGCGCCCATGAGCATGATGAAGAACGTGGCCAGGTTGAACTCGAGCGAGAAGTTGGTCACGGTCGTGTAGTTAAGCGACTCCACCTGGAGGATGAAGCCGATGGAGACGTTGGACAGGGAGAGAAGGATGAACGTGGGAATGTCCTTCGGGTGGATCCTGAGGGCATCCCACTTTTTCATGGCGATAGCCATGCCGAAGACGATAAAGAGGGCGATGGTGAACCGTATGGTCACGATCTCGATGGAGCTTAACTGTAATAATGCCTCCCTGGCTGCGATGGACGAGGCGCCCCAGAACACGTTGACCAGGATGAGGCCGGCCATCACGAAAAAGGCATTGTCCCTGAGATCGGCGTTTTTGAGCATGTGACCGGGGAAAGGCATGCACCGAGGCTATAAATCTTTTATGGTTTTTTAGCCCGTCTCCGCGAAAAGAAGGGCAATACTGATCTGCCGTTCAATTATTTCTATTTCTTATTGCTCATCCGCTACTTTTTACGGCATAACGTTTTACTCCTGCATAGCGACCGTATCACAGGGGATGTTGGATGAAATTGAGAAATATCGTCGTTCCTGTACTCATAGGGCTCTTTCTCGCAAGCGCGGCATTGCTTACCGCGAGCGCCCAGTATGCCCGGCCTGCAAGCGACCAGATACTGGTCAATCAGCCTTACGGCTCGATGCAGGATAACATATTGCCTCCTGCCAGCTTTGAGCAGCAGCAGTACCCGTTCGCGGCCTCGCCTCTGGCTGCGCCTTACGGCGCCCTGGAGGCCCCGCCTGTAGCGCCTTGTGCAGCGCCCCTGGCAGCGCCGTGCGCCGCTCCGGTCGCCACATACGGGCCATTTACCAGCGGCTTCACGTATAGCGCCACCCGGTCCTCGGCCTTCGGCCCGTTCGCGCCGCCCGTGGCCGAGGCCACCGAGCAGTTCTACCAGTACCCGGGCATTTCGCCTTACGGCGCCTACCCTGGTGCAGGATATGCAGCTGCCAGCGGCGTTGGCTTTGACCCGGCGACGGGATATTACGGGCCATACGGCGCGTACACGCCACTAATATAGAACAAAAAAGCTATTTTTTTGGCTCTTCAATGATAGCGGGACTGTCTATCATACAGCTTATGAGACCACTTCGTCTTCCACTTACTGCCGTTCGTCTTACAGTACTTCACGCGGCGCTCCGGGTCCTGCTTCACCCAGTTAAAGAGGTACATGAACTGGTCCCGGCCCACCTCGATGGTCCGGATGCGCTCGGGCACGCCCAGACTAATAAGGAAATCGCTGAACGCGTTCTCAATTAAGCTTTGAAGCGGGTCGATGATCTTGACGGACTTCCACTCGTACCCGGCCTCGTCCATCCAGGGCCTGACGTGGTCGAATATGTGGCCGGAGCATATCTCGATGCGGTAGACGTCGCGGGTGATGCCCATCTCGGCGAACAGCTCCCGGATGATCTCGACGACCCTGTCCTGGTACTCGTTCTTGTAGCCGTCCTGGAAGTACTCGACGCCCACGAGCTTATACTTGAACACGCCCGTGCCCGTATCGAGGACGCCTATTGCGGCGCCGCCGACGGGAGAGCCGATGCCGCTGTCGTCGACCTGCGCCAGGCATGGCTTGAGGCTCGTGACGCCGCCCGATTCGAGGCTCCGTGCGTTATCGTTAATGTCCGCTTCCACGAAAACCTACATTATCAAAAGGTACGAAATACTTTTTCATTATCGCATTAAAATTATTTGATATAATATATTATACGTGCATCAGGAAGCCCAGGTACTTATCCACGGTGGCCTTTGGTATGACGCCCCTCTTCACCAGGACGTAAAGAGCTACTGCGGCGACGGCGATGACGGCCACGACGGCCACGACCGCGTACGACAGGAGGTGGGAGGCGCCCATGATGGACTCCCAGTTCTCTCCAAGCACGAAGCCGATGAACGCCAGCACCAGGCACCAGGGGAAGGCGCCTATCATGCTGTAGGCCATGAATTTTTTAAAGTCCATGTTGAGAAGGCCGGCCGGAACGTTCACGATGGTGCGCACCACCGGCAGGAGCCTCGTGTAGATGCAGGCGGACTCCCCGTACTTGCAGAACCACTGCTCCGCCCAGAGCATCTTCTGCGAGTTGACGCCGAAGAACTTCCCGTACTTATCAACGAAGGGCTTTCCGCCCCACGCCCCGACCAGGTAGCCGATGGCAGAGCCCAGGCCGGTGCCCAGCGAGCCTATGACGGCGACGGCGACTACGTGGGTAACGCCGCCGGGCGCGGCCATGAACCCGCCGTAGGTCATGATGACCTCGCTCGGGACGGGGATGCCGGCGCTCTCGATGGTCATGAGTATGAATACGCCCAGGTAGCCCATGTTACTGATGATGTCCGTGACCGTGGATGTTACGTCGCCGACTAAGGAGAGCATGCTTGACCTTAACCTTCAACGTATCTACGATGATAAAAACTTCGTGCTACCGGCTAAAACTAATTATATAATCGCCGCAGATAAAATATGGTTAGATATCATGGCCGGACGATGGGCAAAAGAAGTGCTGGAACGCGGGATGAGCAGGCGCAGCTTCCTGAAGGCCGCCGTCGCCGCGGCCGCCGTCGCCGTCACCGGCTGCGTGAGCGCGAGCGAGCCTTCGATCACGCCAGTCCCATCGATCATTCCATCGCCGACTTCGACCGCAACACAGAGCCGGCTGGTCGTGACCACCGACCCCGACCCCGCCAGGCTGGTCGACAGGGCGCTGGACGCCTTCGGCGCGCTCCCTATAAAAAAGGACGACCGCGTATTCGTCAAGGCCAACTTCTCCTTCTCAAGGACGGTCGACCAGGCGGCATCGAACCACCCTCAGGTGCTGGTACGCCTGATGGAGCGCTGCAGGGAGGCGGGAGCCTCCGAGGTCATAGCCTTCGACCACACCATCGACAGCTCGAAGCTCTGCCTGGAGCGGAGCGGCATTAAGGCCGCCGTCGAAAAGGCCGGCTTCACGGCCATCGCTGTAAACAGCAGCAGCGAGTATGAGGAAAGGCAGATCGACGGGCCCACGCTGAAGAAGACCCGGATAGCGAGAATCCTCAAGGATGCGGACGTGCTCATCAACGCGCCCGTGGTCAAGAGCCATGGCAATACCCGCCTCACGGCGGGCATGAAGAACCTCATGGGCGTCATCGATAACCGCGGGGCGTTCCACAGCAGCGACCTGGATGGCTGCATCGCCGACCTCTCATACGTCATCCGGCCCACGCTCACAGTGGCCGACGCCTACCGGGTGCTCAAGTCCGGGGGTCCCAACGGGGGGAGCCCGGAGGACATAACGCATCCCCAGCAGCTTATCGTGGGATACGATCCCGTGGCGGTGGACTCCTACGCGGCCACACTACTGGGGCTGACCGGTAACGACATCGAGCATGTGGTCAGGGCGTATCAGCGGGGCCTGGGCGAGATCGACCTGGGCAAGGTCAACGTGCAAAAGGTGGTCTGAGATAAAGCTGAGCTCCCTATCGCCGTTCCGCCCCCTGGTACAGGCGGCATTTCTGGCCTCATTCGTAGCGCTGTTCCTTGCCCTGGAATATCCCGCCGCCGCGCCCGGGCTCTTTCTGGCGGCGGACCCGCTCCTTGCCCTGGCATCGTCCCTCTACCACACGGGCGCATGGATGCCAGTGCTCTTTCTCGCCGCGGCCGGGATGCTGGCCGTCGCCGCCATATTCGGCAGGATATTCTGCGGCTGGGCATGTCCGGTAGGGTTCATGGCCGACATCTCTGACCGGGTGGTTCGCGTGTTCTGGCGGATCAAGCCCACAGGCCGGCTGGGCTTTATACAGTACGGCCTACTGGCCGCGCTGCTCATATTCTCGCTTTTTTCTATCGACGCCTTATCAGCGCTCGACCCCATGGTCATCTTCCAGCGTTCGGTTTACCTGATATGGAGCCTCTCGGGAGTGCCCGTCGTACTATTGCTCATCATGGCCGGCTCCCTGCTGGCGCCCCGCCTCTGGTGCCGAATCTGCCCAATGGGCGCCGTCCTGGGGCTCGCAGCCCTGGCCTCGCCGTTCGGCCGGGGCGTCAACGATAGCTGCATTAAATGTATGAAGTGCCGGAGAGCCTGTCCCGCCGGGGCAATATCGAAGGAGAACGGGTTCGACACGACGGCGTGCATCAAATGCCTGAAGTGCGAGAGGGCATGCCCCGAGAACGCCATCAGCTTCGCGGCCTCCCGGCCAGCATTGCCCACGTTCGAGGGCCGCAGGACAGTGCTCGCCGCCGTCGCCGGGCTGGGGCTGCTCGCCCTTGCGAAGGTCGCCGTCCCAGGGGCCGGCGCCTCATATATTCGGCCCCCGGGCTCCCTCGTGGAGTCGAAGTTCAACGCGGCCTGCGTCCGGTGCGAGAGCTGCGTGAAGGCGTGCCTGGGCCAGGTCATAAGGCCCGCCGGCCTTGACGGGGGCCTGGAGCGCGCGTTCACGCCCGTGCTCGACTTTAATAAGGGCAAGTGCGAGCGGTGCGGCACCTGCGGGTCCGTGTGTCCCACGGGCGCGGTTATAAGCATACCGGAGGCGAACATGAAGATGGGGACCGCGAGGCTTGACAAAAATAAGTGCATCGCCTGGGCGCAGAATAAAAAGTGCCTGATCTGCGAGGAGGTATGCCCGGTCAAGGCGATCAAGAGCACTGGGAGGAACAGGCCGGTAGTATCGGAGGACGTGTGCGCTGGCTGCGGGAGCTGCCAGCTTAACTGCCCGGTGGAAGGCAAGGCCATCGTGGTCTCCAGCGAAGGGGAGCGAAGGAGAGATGAATAACCATGAGGCCGCGGAAGTGCTCGCCGGCATCGCCCGCATCCTGGAGCTTGAGGGCGAGGACGCCTACCGGATCCGGGCGTACAGGAAGGCCTCCCGGAGCATCGAGGCGCTCCAGGACGACATCAACGAGTACTACCGCGAGGGCCGGCTCCAGGAGATACCTGGCGTGGGCCGGAGCATCGGCGAGCTGCTCGCCGAGCTTCTGGAGACGGGAAGGAGCAGCCTGTACGAGTCGCTAAAAAAAGAAATCCCCCCGGAGCTCTTCGAGATCATGGGAGTGCCGGGCATCGGCCGCAAGACGGCCATTAAAGTCCATAAAGCTCTGGGGGTCACGACGGTAGAAGAGTTCGAGCGGGCCGCCCGGATGCACCGGATACGAAAGCTGAAGGGCATGGGCGAGAAGGCCGAGCGCCGGGTGCTCGACTCTATCGGGCGATACAGGCGCAGGGAGACCGGCATACCTCTTTACCGGGCTAAAGGCGTGGCCGACGAGGCGGCACATTATTTAGAGGACTGCGGCTTCGAGCGCATCGAGGCCGCCGGGAGCGTGAGGCGCTGGGCCCCGATGGTGTCCGACGTGAACCTGGTCGCCGGCCCCGGCCCCATGGACTGCTTTTTGAACTCTCCGCTGGTCTCCGCAGTCCAAAGTAACGATAGGGGCGGGGCACGCGTGATGACCCGCTACCGGGTAGAGGCCACCCTGGAGGAGGCCGGCCCCGATAATCGGGGCCTGGAGCTATTATTCGCCACCGGCTCGGAAAGGCACCTTGAGGCGCTGACAGAGTATGCCGCGGGCAGGGGCATCAGCCTGAGCCGGGAGGGGTACGTCGACGCTGTCACGCTGGAGCAGCGCAAGTTCGCCGCCGAGGAGGATCTCTATAGGGCGCTGGGCCTGGAGTTCATCCCTCCCGAGCTCAGGGAGGGCCGGGGCGAGGTGGAGGCCGCCGCGGAGGGAGGCCTGCCCCGCCTCGTCGAGATGGCGGACATCAGGGGCGACCTCCACGTGCACTCGGACTGGAGCGACGGGGCCAACACCATCCAGGACATCGCCATAGCCGCCCGGGCCATGGGGTACGAGTACGTGGCGATATGCGACCACTCCCGGTCCCTGGCCATCGCGAACGGCCTGAGCGTGGAGCGCCTGCGTGACCAGATGGCCGAGATCGACCGCCTCAACGACACCCTGGAGGACTTCACCATCCTGAAGGGGTGCGAGGTGGACATCAAGGCGGACGGCTCCCTGGACATGCCCGACGACATCTTGGAGGAGCTCGACGTCGTGGTGGCCTCGATACACTCGGGCATGAGGCAGGAGGCGGAGGAGATGACGGGGCGGGTCATATCGGCGCTGCAGAGCCCGTACGTCACCATACTGGGCCATCCCACCGCCCGCATCCTGGGCAGGCGGGAGCCCACGCGGCTGGATATTGACAGGGCCATCGAGGCGGCCGTGGACAACGGCAAGGTGCTCGAGGTGAACGCCTACCCGGACCGGCTCGACCTGAGCGACGTGAACGTAAGGAAGGCCGTCGAAGCAGGGGCGCACATATCCATCGACACGGACGCCCACTCGCTATTCGAGCTCGGCTTCATGGAGTACGGGGTCCACAATGCCCGGCGGGGCTGGGCGCCGAAGGAGAGCGTCCTCAACGCGCTCACGTACGAGGGCCTGCTGGACTTTCTGAGCGGCCGCCAGTGAACGATAAGCTTTTTTGCCCCGGGGAGCGACTTATACCAGCGATGATACGCGCGTTCATATCCGTCAACCTCACGCCCGGGATAAGGCAAAAGATCGGCGAGGCCGAGCGGGACTTCGACATGAAGGGCATCAAGCTCGTCGAGCCCTCCCTCATTCACGTCACGCTAAAATTTTTGGGGAACATCGAGGAGGCCAAGGTGGGCGAGATCGAGGCCGCGCTGAAGAAGGTATCCGTCAGGCCGTTCAAGGCGAGAATGCGCTCCCTGGGAGGCTTCCCGAACCCCCGGAACCCCCGGGTCATCTGGGTGGGGGCGGAGGGCGACTTCGCGGAGCTAAATAAGCAGGTCGAGGCCCTCATGGAGGAGATTGGCTTCCCGAGAGAGGGCCGCTTCCAGCCCCACGTGACCATAGGCCGGGTGAAGTTCCCCACGCCCGAGCAAAAGCAGGACCTTCCCGGCCTGTTCGAGAAGTACAAGGACTTCGACGCCGGGGAGATGACTGTCGATTCCATTCATCTTATGAAGAGCACGCTGAGCCCTAAAGGCCCCCGGTACGACGTGCTGAAGGAGATACCCCTTGCCCGATGAGCTATACAGGGAGGTGCTGGAGCGCATCAAGCCCTCTGCCGTCGAGGATGCCCACATGCGAAGCGTCGCGCACGAGGTCATCGATAAGCTGGACTCGGAGGCCCGGGAGCATGGCCTGGACGTCTACACGATCCACGTGGGCTCGACGGCCCGGGACACCTGGCTGAAGGGCAAGAAGGACATCGACATCTTCCTGATGTTCCCGCCCGACACGCCCCTGGAAAAGCTCAAGGAGGACGGGCTCCGGCTTGCCAGGGAAGTCTCGCCCAGGTTCGAGGAGCGCTACGCCGAGCACCCGTACATCACGGCCCTGTATAAGGGCCTGGACGTGGACCTGGTGCCGTGCTACCACGTGGAGGACGCCGCCCACATCCAGTCGGCCGTGGACAGGAGCCCGTTCCACAACACGTACGTCCTGAAGCACATCGACGGCCTCCACGACGAGGTAAGGCTTTTAAAACAGTTCACCAGGGGAGTGGGCGTGTACGGCTCCGAGCTGAGGACCCAGGGCTTCTCGGGATACCTGTGCGAGCTGCTGGTACTGAAGTACGGCTCCTTCGACGGCGCCGTGGAGCACGGCGCCGGCTTCAAGCGGGGCAGGGTCATCGACATCGAGGGCCACATGGATAAGTCCGTCGAGCACCCGGACCCCCTCATCGTGATCGACCCCGTGGACCCGAAGAGGAACGTGGCCGCGGCGCTCTCCGGGCAAAAGTTCTGCGAGTTCGTGGACGCCTGCCGCAGGTTCCTGAAGGCCCCGTCCATCGACTTCTTCTTCCCGCCGGCCGCCGAGCCCATGAAAAAGGGCGCGCTCGAAGGGCTGCTGGCCTCAAGGGGCACGAAGCTCCTCGCCATTACCTTCAAAACGCCCGACATCGTCGAGGACACGCTCTACCCCCAGCTCAGGAAGGCCGAGGACTCGCTGGCAAAGCTGCTGGAGCGCCACGAGTTCAAGGCATACCGCACCGACGTCTGGTCCAACGACAGGAGCGCCATCGTGCTCGAAATGCTGGTATGGGAGCTGCCTGCCATCGAGCGCCACCTCGGGCCGCCCCTCGACGAGCGGGAGCACTGCGAGAAGTTCATCGAAAAGTACCCCGGCGCCTACATCATGGGCTGCCGCTACGTCGTGGACATACCCCGCAAGTACGATACCGCCGTAGAGCTCATCAACGCCCAATTAAAGTCCTGCGGGCTGGGCAAGCACGTCTGTGCCTCCATCGGCCAGGGGTTCGAGATCCTGACGAACGAGAAGACGCTCGAGCTGGGCCCCGAGTTCGCCCGGTTCCTCACGAAGTTCCTCCGCGCCCCGGAGACCTAGAGCCTCCAGTACCTTTTTTGTATCGCCGCCGCCTCGACGATGCGCTCGGTCGCCGCCGCCGTCCGCTCTCCGGATATTCGGCCATGATCCTCTCCCGCGAAGCCCCGCAGCGACGCCTCCACGCATAGTGGCAGGTACTTTAGGGAATATCCTCCCTCAAGGAGCATTACAACATTAGCGCTCCCGGCGGTTTTTATGAGCGATGCCAGCGCCCCGAAGCCCGGGGCCGTCATCCGCATGTCCCCGAGCGGGTCGGCCTCATGAGGGTCGTAGCCCGCAGATACGATGACCAGCTCCGGGCGGTAGGCGTCCATTACAGGCACGAGGATGCTCTCGAAGGCGTGCACGTAGTCGGCGTCGCCCGACCCTGCCGGCAGGGGCACGTTCACGTTATAGCCCTCGCCGTCACCCGTGCCCGTATCATCGGCCGCGCCGGTGCCCGGGAAATGGGGGTACTGGTGGACTGAGAAGTAAAGCACGTCGGGCCGGCCGTAAAACATTAGCTCGGTGCCGTTGCCGTGGTGGACGTCCCAGTCGACGATCAGCACCTTTTTAACCTTTTTAAGGGCGTGCGCCGCCCCGACGGCCGCGTTGTTGAACAGGCAGAAGCCCATGGCCTGCGCGGGTAGCGCGTGGTGGCCCGGGGGCCGGACCATCCCCGCCGCCAGGCTCTGCCCGGAAAGCGCCAGGTCGACGGCCTCCACGGCCGCGCCCGCGGCCTTCAGCGCCGCCATCGCCGATCCTTCGCTCATGTACGTGTCCAGGTCGAGCCTGCCCCGGCCGTGGCCCAGTATGTTCCTCACGTACCAGGGGGCATGCACCGCTTCCAGCTCGGGGACGCTCGCAGGCCGGGGCTCCCTGAACTCGAGGCCCATGGGCCGCAGCCTCTCCATTATAGCCTCCAGGCGCTCCTTACACTCCACGTGCCCCGGAAGGTCGTGCCCCAGGAAGTCGTCCGAATACAGTATGCACGCCATCGAACATGCTCCATTATTATATTATTCTGCCCCGCATTAATATTATGATGGCCCGTTATACATCGCATACAATCTATAATGGCTTTTATATGGACGGGTTATTAAGCAAAACATTTATATTTTAAGAAGGGCTATAACTGCAAAAAATGTATTATTAAAAATGGTTATATTTTACTAAGCAAAATTAAAGATTTATTTACAACTGCGCTTAATAAATAACCATTTATAAGGATAAAGTATATAAATCAACAGGGTTATTATCAACCAATATTAATAAATTATCGTAAATTAGAAATAATTTATTAAACGAGGTGGATAGGATGAAAAAACTTACCGTACCCGTACTTGATGAGAAGGACAAAGAGTTCGTGGAAACCTTAGTTAACGTGGGCTTAAAGAGGAACGTGGCAAAGACCTTAGTGTATTTAGCGAACGTCGACGAGACCATCAGCCGCGACATCGAGCTCGGCGCCGACCTGAGGCAGCCGGAAGTAAGCATCGTCATGCGCGAGCTGAGGGACCAGGGCTGGGTCGAGGAGAGGGAGATCAAGAAGGAAGGCAAGGGCAGGCCGCTGAAGTGCTACAAGCTGGCGACCAGCATCACCGACATCATCTCCATGCTCGAGGAGCGCAAGAAGGAAGAGGCAGCGGTCCACCTCGAGAACATCCAGAAGCTCAGGAATCTTTCGGACAAGCTGAAGTAAGTCAGCTAATAAAAACAACTATTTTTACTTATCATCTCTATTTCCTTTATTTTGACATCCGCCTGCGGAGCGCCGGGTCGCTGTACGCTATTTCCGCGAGGACTTGCTCGAAGCTCTCCTCAGGGGCGAGCGTCCGGTGGAGGTATATGCCGGTACGGCCGACGTCGGCCCTCCTCTCCAGCACCCGCATCCTCTCTTCAACGATGGCCTGCCCGACCCCGATCTTTTTCGCCACCCAGCCGGGAGGCAGGTCCGACAACGGGGTCTCAATATGCCCTTCCGGAGTGGGCTCGATGAACATGAGGCGCTTATCGACCCCGCAGACGCGCCCGCCTTCCTCGATCCCCTGCAGGCCTACCTCGCCCCCGAACCGGTAGAACTCGAGCTCTGTTTCACGGGGCGGTATGAGCGGGAAAATGACGTTCGTATCGTCCTGCAGCACCAGGTGGGCCTTGGCCATCGCCCTGGGCGTGGCCTGTACGATGCTCCTCTCCCTCACCCGGTCGTCCAGCGCCAGCCCCACCAGCATGGAGCTGACCATCGAGGGGATAAAAATGTCAACATCGCTCGCCGGCTTCACGTCCCCGCGGGCCACGCTCCCGAAGACGTAGCCGTCGACCTCGCTCTTCTTTAACAGCGTTAAAACTTCCCGGGCCCTCTCCCGGAGCCGGCGCAGATGCTCCCACGTCTCCGGCCCGTAGGCGACCTCTTTCCGGGGCCCCATCTCAGCGGTCTTTCGCCTCATCGCCCCTTCTCGGTCTCCGCCTTCACCCATTCGAGGTAGGGCCCGTAGCCGTCCTCGAGCTTCCACGACGTAATGCAGGGGAGCTCATAACTATGAATCTCCTTCACCCTTTTTATCACGTCCAGAACCCTCTCAGTCGTCGTCTTACAGAGCATGGACACCTCGGTGTCGCGCTGGATGCGCCCCTCCCACCGGTAGACCGACGAGATGATGCCGAAGTTCACGCAGGCCACCAGGCGCTCGGCGACCAGAACATCCGCTATTCGGCCTGCCTCTTCCATATCCCTAGAAATTATATATACTACGGAGAACATCTAGTACCAAACTTTAACTCGAACTTGTGTTTATATAAGATTTATGGGGAGAAAGTAATTTGGTAGAATTGATCTGGATCGCCGCGTTCGTGGCGTTCGCCCTCTGGTGGTACATCATCGCGGACCTGGAGAAGGCGGGCATACTCAAGAAATACAACATGACGGCCATAGGCCCCATCCTCATGCTCCGCACGTTCCGCGGCCAGGGCTTCCTCGACTGGCTGGCGAAGCCGAAGGGCCTCTGGAGAGTGGTCACCCTCCTGGGCATGCCCATCGTGCTGGGCTCGATGGTCCTCATGCTCGTCCTTTTCATCGGCATGGACTTCCTGATGCTCGCGAACATCGAGTCGGTGCCCACGCCGGGCCCGGCCAACGCTCCCCAGAACATCATCGCCATCCCAGGCCTGAACCAGTTCATCCCCTTCTGGTGGGGCTGGATAGCACTGATCGTCGCCATGGCCGTGCACGAGTTCGGGCACGCCATCCTGGCCAAGGTGGAGAACATCAAGGTCAACTCCCTCGGCATCATACTCATGCCCGTGCCCATCGGCGCCTTCGCCGAGCTCGACGAGGAGCAGATGTTCGGGACGAAGAGCGAGGGCAAGACCGCGGACATCCTGGGGCCCATGGAGACGAAGGCCCCCGGCGAGGGCAAGAGGAAGGCCACTTCCAGGCAGCTCACGTCCATCCTGAGCGCCGGGGTCATCGCCAACTTTTTCGTCGCCTTCCTGGCGTTCGCGCTCCTCTTCGGCCCCGTGCTGGGCTCCGTCGCCGCCACCACGAGCGACGTGATCGTGTACGACGTAGCGCCCAACAGCAGCGCGTACGACGCCGGAGTGAGGGCGAACTTCATCGTCAATTCGGTCGGCGGCATGAACGTCACCAGCCCGGAACAGTTCAACGCCGCTTTGCGCTCGGCCACCGGGCAGAGCGTGGCCATATCGGGGCTCCTCGACAATAAGCCCGTGAGCTACGTCGTGCCCGTGAACGGCACCTCGGGCGTATACGTCAGCGACATCGTCAACGACGACAAGTACCCCGCGAAGGCCGCGGGCATCGCCCAGAACATGCGGATCGTGGCCATCGACGGCACGCCCATCGCGGACAGGGCCGCCTTTACCGACTACATGAACCACACGGCGCCCAACCAGTCGATCGTGCTCGGCATGGCCTACCAGAACAACACGATGGTGAACACGACGGTCGTGCTCGCGCAGGGCCCCGAAGGCCAGTCATATATCGGCATATACACCGTCGACAACCCGCTGGGCATCAGCGCCAGGAGCTTCGCGAGCGGATACCTGGGCGGCCTGAAGAACATGCCCTTCTCGCTGACAGGCTGGCTGAGGATCTTCGTCCTGCCGGTGCTCCAGTTCAGCGGCGACGACCCGGGCTTCAGCATATTCCAGGGCCAGTTCTCGAGCCTGTTCCACCCGGTGGGCATCGCGGCCTCGTTCGGCTCTGCAGTCTATAGCCTGTCGGAATGCCTGTTCTGGATCGGCTGGCTGAACCTGAACGTGG encodes:
- a CDS encoding DedA family protein, whose product is MLSLVGDVTSTVTDIISNMGYLGVFILMTIESAGIPVPSEVIMTYGGFMAAPGGVTHVVAVAVIGSLGTGLGSAIGYLVGAWGGKPFVDKYGKFFGVNSQKMLWAEQWFCKYGESACIYTRLLPVVRTIVNVPAGLLNMDFKKFMAYSMIGAFPWCLVLAFIGFVLGENWESIMGASHLLSYAVVAVVAVIAVAAVALYVLVKRGVIPKATVDKYLGFLMHV
- a CDS encoding DUF362 domain-containing protein, translated to MAGRWAKEVLERGMSRRSFLKAAVAAAAVAVTGCVSASEPSITPVPSIIPSPTSTATQSRLVVTTDPDPARLVDRALDAFGALPIKKDDRVFVKANFSFSRTVDQAASNHPQVLVRLMERCREAGASEVIAFDHTIDSSKLCLERSGIKAAVEKAGFTAIAVNSSSEYEERQIDGPTLKKTRIARILKDADVLINAPVVKSHGNTRLTAGMKNLMGVIDNRGAFHSSDLDGCIADLSYVIRPTLTVADAYRVLKSGGPNGGSPEDITHPQQLIVGYDPVAVDSYAATLLGLTGNDIEHVVRAYQRGLGEIDLGKVNVQKVV
- a CDS encoding DMT family transporter, producing the protein MLKNADLRDNAFFVMAGLILVNVFWGASSIAAREALLQLSSIEIVTIRFTIALFIVFGMAIAMKKWDALRIHPKDIPTFILLSLSNVSIGFILQVESLNYTTVTNFSLEFNLATFFIMLMGALLLGERLTRTKLAGAGIAFAGAFLIISGGRLDLSSAHLLGDLMGVGSAIAFGIFTIASKKVSSKYSLTTILLYTFFFGVLELLPFYAFVTPMTPLASLSPLSWSSLLFLAVLCSVFCFFVYTHGLSRLKASDVAMSIYVTPLAGILLAVLLLGETLTAVTAVGAGLIMAGMYLTQRELEPDVPEKRYTPVALNE
- the polX gene encoding DNA polymerase/3'-5' exonuclease PolX; protein product: MNNHEAAEVLAGIARILELEGEDAYRIRAYRKASRSIEALQDDINEYYREGRLQEIPGVGRSIGELLAELLETGRSSLYESLKKEIPPELFEIMGVPGIGRKTAIKVHKALGVTTVEEFERAARMHRIRKLKGMGEKAERRVLDSIGRYRRRETGIPLYRAKGVADEAAHYLEDCGFERIEAAGSVRRWAPMVSDVNLVAGPGPMDCFLNSPLVSAVQSNDRGGARVMTRYRVEATLEEAGPDNRGLELLFATGSERHLEALTEYAAGRGISLSREGYVDAVTLEQRKFAAEEDLYRALGLEFIPPELREGRGEVEAAAEGGLPRLVEMADIRGDLHVHSDWSDGANTIQDIAIAARAMGYEYVAICDHSRSLAIANGLSVERLRDQMAEIDRLNDTLEDFTILKGCEVDIKADGSLDMPDDILEELDVVVASIHSGMRQEAEEMTGRVISALQSPYVTILGHPTARILGRREPTRLDIDRAIEAAVDNGKVLEVNAYPDRLDLSDVNVRKAVEAGAHISIDTDAHSLFELGFMEYGVHNARRGWAPKESVLNALTYEGLLDFLSGRQ
- a CDS encoding 4Fe-4S binding protein, encoding MWSGRISGAWARSTWARSTCKRWSEIKLSSLSPFRPLVQAAFLASFVALFLALEYPAAAPGLFLAADPLLALASSLYHTGAWMPVLFLAAAGMLAVAAIFGRIFCGWACPVGFMADISDRVVRVFWRIKPTGRLGFIQYGLLAALLIFSLFSIDALSALDPMVIFQRSVYLIWSLSGVPVVLLLIMAGSLLAPRLWCRICPMGAVLGLAALASPFGRGVNDSCIKCMKCRRACPAGAISKENGFDTTACIKCLKCERACPENAISFAASRPALPTFEGRRTVLAAVAGLGLLALAKVAVPGAGASYIRPPGSLVESKFNAACVRCESCVKACLGQVIRPAGLDGGLERAFTPVLDFNKGKCERCGTCGSVCPTGAVISIPEANMKMGTARLDKNKCIAWAQNKKCLICEEVCPVKAIKSTGRNRPVVSEDVCAGCGSCQLNCPVEGKAIVVSSEGERRRDE
- the thpR gene encoding RNA 2',3'-cyclic phosphodiesterase, whose translation is MIRAFISVNLTPGIRQKIGEAERDFDMKGIKLVEPSLIHVTLKFLGNIEEAKVGEIEAALKKVSVRPFKARMRSLGGFPNPRNPRVIWVGAEGDFAELNKQVEALMEEIGFPREGRFQPHVTIGRVKFPTPEQKQDLPGLFEKYKDFDAGEMTVDSIHLMKSTLSPKGPRYDVLKEIPLAR